Proteins from a genomic interval of Quercus robur chromosome 9, dhQueRobu3.1, whole genome shotgun sequence:
- the LOC126700603 gene encoding uncharacterized protein LOC126700603 isoform X1, whose translation MGNVRVKGEDGDDECDVRLMRRWKRRCIANGSFNAKVCDNSAKKTRNNSVKLEATPLYDMDYVHYVNYLLENDYDSDNGTDFNGKSVLDGHDKVKILENDDQDAGFWHNMCLDDNDLDGDNDTGVNAKYVLDGHDNVKISENNDQEADFQHKMCLDDNDDVWDPQYKMFMENLRHDGKSYVLVVVNNEIPVVVRYEREEGLCDGLKLDTHETLKSCLRGVNTKTARAVKREKIESLNNLGNVSGVKRSGKTEAVRTLNDASRYEREEGLCDGLKLDTSETLKSCLRGVNTKTARSLKKEKFESLNNLNNVLSVERSGMAETGRTLNDASRREKTESPNVFFGVSSLEKTEKQITKMNFVRRESMETLETLRGVTRKKSKNLMMDVNEENEDPFSGGTNGHLSKRSGMANAKVLHPAKHDCNHRVESDMIDECYKRFLNCLESNGGNLVFKPEHGKPVTYEGAVESSDDLEIYATDKDPFSDRICSPFVASRSDAIVNVDIDRRTRIGSPGSGRHSQFRKNLTEILRRPYNEMEYKKLMHEVAYRRPKERDRELRSGTKSYSTKSCGKSYLDQYSGFKRKIKSVQSDRHRVLNILRGFFFWLQNLSHEGAFQPWKDKPCLGVLPQK comes from the exons ATGGGGAATGTGAGAGTTAAAGGGGAAGATGGTGATGATGAGTGTGATGTGAGGTTAATGAGGCGGTGGAAGAGAAGGTGCATTGCCAATGGTAGTTTCAATGCCAAAGTTTGTGATAACTCTGCAAAGAAAACTAGAAACAATAGTGTTAAATTGGAAGCCACACCTCTGTATGATATGGATTATGTACACTATGTCAATTATCTTCTCGAGAATGACTATGATAGTGATAATGGTACTGATTTTAATGGTAAGTCTGTGCTTGATGGACATGACAAGGTTAAAATTTTGGAGAATGATGACCAAGATGCAGGTTTTTGGCATAATATGTGCTTGGATGATAATGATCTTGATGGTGATAATGATACTGGTGTTAATGCTAAGTATGTGCTTGATGGACATGACAATGTCAAAATTTCGGAGAACAATGACCAAGAAGCAGATTTTCAGCATAAGATGTGTTtggatgataatgatgatgttTGGGATCCTCAGTATAAGATGTTCATGGAAAATTTGAGACATGATGGAAAATCCTATGTACTAGTTGTTGTAAACAATGAGATTCCGGTGGTTGTAAGGTATGAAAGAGAAGAGGGGTTGTGTGATGGGCTCAAGTTGGACACTCATGAAACTTTGAAGAGCTGCCTGAGGGGAGTGAATACCAAAACAGCAAGAGCtgtgaagagagagaagattgaGAGCCTGAATAATTTAGGTAATGTTTCGGGCGTTAAGAGGAGTGGCAAGACTGAAGCTGTGAGAACTTTGAATGATGCTTCAAGGTATGAAAGAGAAGAGGGGTTGTGTGATGGGCTCAAGTTAGACACTTCAGAAACTTTGAAGAGCTGTCTGAGGGGAGTGAATACCAAAACTGCTAGATCTTTGAAGAAAGAGAAGTTTGAGAGCctgaataatttaaataatgttttgagTGTTGAGAGGAGTGGCATGGCTGAAACTGGGAGAACTTTGAATGATGCTTCAAGGAGAGAAAAGACAGAGAGCCCAAATGTTTTCTTTGGTGTTTCAAGTCTTGAAAAGACTGAGAAGCAAATAACTAAGATGAATTTTGTGAGGAGAGAAAGCATGGAAACTCTGGAAACTTTAAGGGGTGttacaagaaagaaaagtaagaaTTTGATGATGGATGTAAATGAGGAAAATGAAGATCCCTTTTCTGGTGGAACAAATGGACATTTGAGCAAACGGTCTGGTATGGCCAATGCAAAAGTTCTTCATCCAGCTAAGCATGACTGCAACCATAGAGTGGAATCTGATATGATAGATGAATGCTACAAAAGATTTCTGAATTGTCTTGAGAGTAACGGTGGAAATCTTGTATTTAAACCTGAACATGGTAAACCAGTGACATATGAGGGGGCTGTAGAGAGTTCAGATGATTTGGAAATATATGCAACAGACAAAGATCCATTCAGTGATAGAATTTGCAGCCCTTTTGTAGCTTCAAGATCGGATGCAATT GTAAATGTTGATATAGACAGAAGGACACGCATTGGAAGTCCTGGTAGTGGTAGACATTCTCAGTTTAGGAAAAACCTTACGGAAATTCTTAGAAGGCCTTACAATGAAATGGAGTACAAAAAACTTATGCATGAAGTAGCTTACAGAAGGCCAAAGGAAAGAGACAGAGAGTTGCGTAGTGGGACAAAATCATATTCAACAAAGTCTTGCGGTAAATCATATCTTGATCAGTACAGTG GCtttaaaagaaagatcaaaTCAGTCCAATCTGATCGCCATagagttttgaatattttacgtggatttttcttttggttgcAG AATTTGTCTCATGAAGGAGCATTTCAGCCTTGGAAGGACAAACCTTGTTTGGGTGTTTTGCCCCAAAAGTAA
- the LOC126700603 gene encoding uncharacterized protein LOC126700603 isoform X3: MGNVRVKGEDGDDECDVRLMRRWKRRCIANGSFNAKVCDNSAKKTRNNSVKLEATPLYDMDYVHYVNYLLENDYDSDNGTDFNGKSVLDGHDKVKILENDDQDAGFWHNMCLDDNDLDGDNDTGVNAKYVLDGHDNVKISENNDQEADFQHKMCLDDNDDVWDPQYKMFMENLRHDGKSYVLVVVNNEIPVVVRYEREEGLCDGLKLDTHETLKSCLRGVNTKTARAVKREKIESLNNLGNVSGVKRSGKTEAVRTLNDASRYEREEGLCDGLKLDTSETLKSCLRGVNTKTARSLKKEKFESLNNLNNVLSVERSGMAETGRTLNDASRREKTESPNVFFGVSSLEKTEKQITKMNFVRRESMETLETLRGVTRKKSKNLMMDVNEENEDPFSGGTNGHLSKRSGMANAKVLHPAKHDCNHRVESDMIDECYKRFLNCLESNGGNLVFKPEHGKPVTYEGAVESSDDLEIYATDKDPFSDRICSPFVASRSDAIVNVDIDRRTRIGSPGSGRHSQFRKNLTEILRRPYNEMEYKKLMHEVAYRRPKERDRELRSGTKSYSTKSCGKSYLDQYSEFVS, from the exons ATGGGGAATGTGAGAGTTAAAGGGGAAGATGGTGATGATGAGTGTGATGTGAGGTTAATGAGGCGGTGGAAGAGAAGGTGCATTGCCAATGGTAGTTTCAATGCCAAAGTTTGTGATAACTCTGCAAAGAAAACTAGAAACAATAGTGTTAAATTGGAAGCCACACCTCTGTATGATATGGATTATGTACACTATGTCAATTATCTTCTCGAGAATGACTATGATAGTGATAATGGTACTGATTTTAATGGTAAGTCTGTGCTTGATGGACATGACAAGGTTAAAATTTTGGAGAATGATGACCAAGATGCAGGTTTTTGGCATAATATGTGCTTGGATGATAATGATCTTGATGGTGATAATGATACTGGTGTTAATGCTAAGTATGTGCTTGATGGACATGACAATGTCAAAATTTCGGAGAACAATGACCAAGAAGCAGATTTTCAGCATAAGATGTGTTtggatgataatgatgatgttTGGGATCCTCAGTATAAGATGTTCATGGAAAATTTGAGACATGATGGAAAATCCTATGTACTAGTTGTTGTAAACAATGAGATTCCGGTGGTTGTAAGGTATGAAAGAGAAGAGGGGTTGTGTGATGGGCTCAAGTTGGACACTCATGAAACTTTGAAGAGCTGCCTGAGGGGAGTGAATACCAAAACAGCAAGAGCtgtgaagagagagaagattgaGAGCCTGAATAATTTAGGTAATGTTTCGGGCGTTAAGAGGAGTGGCAAGACTGAAGCTGTGAGAACTTTGAATGATGCTTCAAGGTATGAAAGAGAAGAGGGGTTGTGTGATGGGCTCAAGTTAGACACTTCAGAAACTTTGAAGAGCTGTCTGAGGGGAGTGAATACCAAAACTGCTAGATCTTTGAAGAAAGAGAAGTTTGAGAGCctgaataatttaaataatgttttgagTGTTGAGAGGAGTGGCATGGCTGAAACTGGGAGAACTTTGAATGATGCTTCAAGGAGAGAAAAGACAGAGAGCCCAAATGTTTTCTTTGGTGTTTCAAGTCTTGAAAAGACTGAGAAGCAAATAACTAAGATGAATTTTGTGAGGAGAGAAAGCATGGAAACTCTGGAAACTTTAAGGGGTGttacaagaaagaaaagtaagaaTTTGATGATGGATGTAAATGAGGAAAATGAAGATCCCTTTTCTGGTGGAACAAATGGACATTTGAGCAAACGGTCTGGTATGGCCAATGCAAAAGTTCTTCATCCAGCTAAGCATGACTGCAACCATAGAGTGGAATCTGATATGATAGATGAATGCTACAAAAGATTTCTGAATTGTCTTGAGAGTAACGGTGGAAATCTTGTATTTAAACCTGAACATGGTAAACCAGTGACATATGAGGGGGCTGTAGAGAGTTCAGATGATTTGGAAATATATGCAACAGACAAAGATCCATTCAGTGATAGAATTTGCAGCCCTTTTGTAGCTTCAAGATCGGATGCAATT GTAAATGTTGATATAGACAGAAGGACACGCATTGGAAGTCCTGGTAGTGGTAGACATTCTCAGTTTAGGAAAAACCTTACGGAAATTCTTAGAAGGCCTTACAATGAAATGGAGTACAAAAAACTTATGCATGAAGTAGCTTACAGAAGGCCAAAGGAAAGAGACAGAGAGTTGCGTAGTGGGACAAAATCATATTCAACAAAGTCTTGCGGTAAATCATATCTTGATCAGTACAGTG AATTTGTCTCATGA
- the LOC126700603 gene encoding uncharacterized protein LOC126700603 isoform X2: MGNVRVKGEDGDDECDVRLMRRWKRRCIANGSFNAKVCDNSAKKTRNNSVKLEATPLYDMDYVHYVNYLLENDYDSDNGTDFNGKSVLDGHDKVKILENDDQDAGFWHNMCLDDNDLDGDNDTGVNAKYVLDGHDNVKISENNDQEADFQHKMCLDDNDDVWDPQYKMFMENLRHDGKSYVLVVVNNEIPVVVRYEREEGLCDGLKLDTHETLKSCLRGVNTKTARAVKREKIESLNNLGNVSGVKRSGKTEAVRTLNDASRYEREEGLCDGLKLDTSETLKSCLRGVNTKTARSLKKEKFESLNNLNNVLSVERSGMAETGRTLNDASRREKTESPNVFFGVSSLEKTEKQITKMNFVRRESMETLETLRGVTRKKSKNLMMDVNEENEDPFSGGTNGHLSKRSGMANAKVLHPAKHDCNHRVESDMIDECYKRFLNCLESNGGNLVFKPEHGKPVTYEGAVESSDDLEIYATDKDPFSDRICSPFVASRSDAIVNVDIDRRTRIGSPGSGRHSQFRKNLTEILRRPYNEMEYKKLMHEVAYRRPKERDRELRSGTKSYSTKSCGKSYLDQYSEICLIMLQALKERSNQSNLIAIEF; encoded by the exons ATGGGGAATGTGAGAGTTAAAGGGGAAGATGGTGATGATGAGTGTGATGTGAGGTTAATGAGGCGGTGGAAGAGAAGGTGCATTGCCAATGGTAGTTTCAATGCCAAAGTTTGTGATAACTCTGCAAAGAAAACTAGAAACAATAGTGTTAAATTGGAAGCCACACCTCTGTATGATATGGATTATGTACACTATGTCAATTATCTTCTCGAGAATGACTATGATAGTGATAATGGTACTGATTTTAATGGTAAGTCTGTGCTTGATGGACATGACAAGGTTAAAATTTTGGAGAATGATGACCAAGATGCAGGTTTTTGGCATAATATGTGCTTGGATGATAATGATCTTGATGGTGATAATGATACTGGTGTTAATGCTAAGTATGTGCTTGATGGACATGACAATGTCAAAATTTCGGAGAACAATGACCAAGAAGCAGATTTTCAGCATAAGATGTGTTtggatgataatgatgatgttTGGGATCCTCAGTATAAGATGTTCATGGAAAATTTGAGACATGATGGAAAATCCTATGTACTAGTTGTTGTAAACAATGAGATTCCGGTGGTTGTAAGGTATGAAAGAGAAGAGGGGTTGTGTGATGGGCTCAAGTTGGACACTCATGAAACTTTGAAGAGCTGCCTGAGGGGAGTGAATACCAAAACAGCAAGAGCtgtgaagagagagaagattgaGAGCCTGAATAATTTAGGTAATGTTTCGGGCGTTAAGAGGAGTGGCAAGACTGAAGCTGTGAGAACTTTGAATGATGCTTCAAGGTATGAAAGAGAAGAGGGGTTGTGTGATGGGCTCAAGTTAGACACTTCAGAAACTTTGAAGAGCTGTCTGAGGGGAGTGAATACCAAAACTGCTAGATCTTTGAAGAAAGAGAAGTTTGAGAGCctgaataatttaaataatgttttgagTGTTGAGAGGAGTGGCATGGCTGAAACTGGGAGAACTTTGAATGATGCTTCAAGGAGAGAAAAGACAGAGAGCCCAAATGTTTTCTTTGGTGTTTCAAGTCTTGAAAAGACTGAGAAGCAAATAACTAAGATGAATTTTGTGAGGAGAGAAAGCATGGAAACTCTGGAAACTTTAAGGGGTGttacaagaaagaaaagtaagaaTTTGATGATGGATGTAAATGAGGAAAATGAAGATCCCTTTTCTGGTGGAACAAATGGACATTTGAGCAAACGGTCTGGTATGGCCAATGCAAAAGTTCTTCATCCAGCTAAGCATGACTGCAACCATAGAGTGGAATCTGATATGATAGATGAATGCTACAAAAGATTTCTGAATTGTCTTGAGAGTAACGGTGGAAATCTTGTATTTAAACCTGAACATGGTAAACCAGTGACATATGAGGGGGCTGTAGAGAGTTCAGATGATTTGGAAATATATGCAACAGACAAAGATCCATTCAGTGATAGAATTTGCAGCCCTTTTGTAGCTTCAAGATCGGATGCAATT GTAAATGTTGATATAGACAGAAGGACACGCATTGGAAGTCCTGGTAGTGGTAGACATTCTCAGTTTAGGAAAAACCTTACGGAAATTCTTAGAAGGCCTTACAATGAAATGGAGTACAAAAAACTTATGCATGAAGTAGCTTACAGAAGGCCAAAGGAAAGAGACAGAGAGTTGCGTAGTGGGACAAAATCATATTCAACAAAGTCTTGCGGTAAATCATATCTTGATCAGTACAGTG AGATTTGTCTTATAATGTTGCAGGCtttaaaagaaagatcaaaTCAGTCCAATCTGATCGCCATagagttttga
- the LOC126700604 gene encoding NAD(P)H-quinone oxidoreductase subunit M, chloroplastic, translated as MAAISSYMACTKVPMLGRIGGKREMRKRSTFTISAQQQQQAEVEEPQEVKVQEEQELQQEKTKQQGTTPLRPVEAQVNVKSKNMGREYGGQWLSSATRHVRIYAAYIDPETCAFDQTQMDKLTLILDPTDEFVWNPETCNKVYSYFQELVDHYEGSPLTEYTLRLIGSDIEHYIRKLLFDGEIKYNMNAQVLNFSMGKPRVQFNHDGQPQDVQSQ; from the exons ATGGCAGCAATTTCCTCTTACATGGCTTGCACAAAAGTCCCCATGTTGGGTAGGATTGGAGGGAAAagagaaatgagaaagagaagCACATTTACCATTTCAGCTCAACAGCAGCAGCAAGCTGAAGTAGAAGAACCACAAGAAGTGAAGGTACAAGAAGAACAAGAACTACAGCAAGAGAAAACGAAGCAACAAGGAACTACACCATTAAGGCCAGTGGAAGCACAAGTGAACGTAAAGAGCAAGAATATGGGCAGAGAGTATGGAGGGCAGTGGCTCAGCAGTGCCACGCGGCATGTTAGGATTTATGCAGCCTACATTGATCCTGAAACCTGTGCATTTGATCAAACCCAGATGGACAAGCTTACGCTTATTCTTGATCCAACAGATGAGTTTGTTTGGAATCCTGAGACTTGCAATAAGGTTTACTCTTACTTCCAGGAGCTTGTGGATCACTATGAG GGTTCCCCTCTGACTGAATACACGCTTCGTCTGATTGGTTCAGACATTGAGCACTACATAAGGAAGCTGCTGTTTGAtggggaaatcaaatacaacaTGAACGCACAGGTTCTCAACTTCAGCATGGGAAAGCCACGAGTTCAATTCAACCACGATGGCCAACCTCAAGATGTACAATCACAATGA